A window of Ananas comosus cultivar F153 linkage group 4, ASM154086v1, whole genome shotgun sequence contains these coding sequences:
- the LOC109708492 gene encoding protein LURP-one-related 7 isoform X1, with protein sequence MTTIMSTEQEPPILPVACGIPVDYEITKSPLAPLTGPDLTVHDASGNVVYKINGGCCAASPSSSCGRGRTKSLCDAAGSPLVSFLLRNGEWRAFKGDSLELKDTIFTVRNASASASKVELDVYLRDENIEDPKPSFRLKGNPFRRSCTIVRENTIVAQACLLYKLRKFVYWRHKFRLTVYPGNDHILVIAMLVTFFGGSRRAEIGNCICCIFGT encoded by the exons ATGACAACGATAATGTCGACGGAGCAGGAACCCCCGATCCTCCCCGTCGCATGCGGGATCCCCGTCGACTACGAAATTACCAAATCGCCCCTCGCCCCCCTCACCGGGCCGGATCTGACGGTCCACGACGCGTCCGGGAACGTGGTCTACAAGATCAACGGCGGATGCTGCGCCGcctcaccctcctcctcctgcggACGCGGCCGCACCAAATCTCTCTGCGACGCCGCGGGGTCTCCCTTGgtctccttcctcctccgcaAC GGTGAGTGGCGAGCATTTAAAGGTGACAGTTTGGAACTGAAAGATACAATCTTTACAGTACGAAATGCATCAGCTTCTGCATCCAAAGTAGAGTTAGATGTGTATTTGCGAGACGAAAATATCGAAGATCCAAAACCGAGCTTTCGGCTAAAGGGCAACCCCTTTAGGAGATCATGCACCATAGTCAGAGAGAATACAATCGTTGCTCAG GCCTGCCTCTTGTACAAGCTGCGGAAGTTCGTTTATTGGAGGCATAAATTTAGATTGACGGTTTACCCCGGCAACGATCACATTCTTGTCATAGCTATGCTCGTAACCTTTTTCGGAGGTAGCAGACGAGCAGAAATAGGGAATTGCATTTGTTGTATATTCGGTACTTAA
- the LOC109708492 gene encoding protein LURP-one-related 7 isoform X2 translates to MRDPRRLRNYQIAPRPPHRAGSDGPRRVRERGLQDQRRMLRRLTLLLLRTRPHQISLRRRGVSLGLLPPPQRKSPGEWRAFKGDSLELKDTIFTVRNASASASKVELDVYLRDENIEDPKPSFRLKGNPFRRSCTIVRENTIVAQACLLYKLRKFVYWRHKFRLTVYPGNDHILVIAMLVTFFGGSRRAEIGNCICCIFGT, encoded by the exons ATGCGGGATCCCCGTCGACTACGAAATTACCAAATCGCCCCTCGCCCCCCTCACCGGGCCGGATCTGACGGTCCACGACGCGTCCGGGAACGTGGTCTACAAGATCAACGGCGGATGCTGCGCCGcctcaccctcctcctcctgcggACGCGGCCGCACCAAATCTCTCTGCGACGCCGCGGGGTCTCCCTTGgtctccttcctcctccgcaACGTAAGAGCCCC GGTGAGTGGCGAGCATTTAAAGGTGACAGTTTGGAACTGAAAGATACAATCTTTACAGTACGAAATGCATCAGCTTCTGCATCCAAAGTAGAGTTAGATGTGTATTTGCGAGACGAAAATATCGAAGATCCAAAACCGAGCTTTCGGCTAAAGGGCAACCCCTTTAGGAGATCATGCACCATAGTCAGAGAGAATACAATCGTTGCTCAG GCCTGCCTCTTGTACAAGCTGCGGAAGTTCGTTTATTGGAGGCATAAATTTAGATTGACGGTTTACCCCGGCAACGATCACATTCTTGTCATAGCTATGCTCGTAACCTTTTTCGGAGGTAGCAGACGAGCAGAAATAGGGAATTGCATTTGTTGTATATTCGGTACTTAA